Proteins encoded together in one Macadamia integrifolia cultivar HAES 741 chromosome 8, SCU_Mint_v3, whole genome shotgun sequence window:
- the LOC122087436 gene encoding uncharacterized protein LOC122087436, with amino-acid sequence MLEVGVEMQPNSPSFRSSVENPFALDGRLIGGFESPGVLFFLSFLFVQGGGMDFSKVGEKILSSVRSARSLGLLPSPSDRPEVPARAAAAAAVARALAGLPPHQRLSLPSSSEELVSIYGSRPRGEIVEELEEDFYEEDFDPVKHVLEHIPSEGDGLTYFEEKATLRLAQLDRIAERLSRHVMEHHEEMGEFIVRLCITQLFFFSKCLCFAYIFIIPERGWHMV; translated from the exons ATGTTAGAGGTGGGAGTTGAAATGCAGCCCAACTCGCCCTCGTTCCGAAGCTCAGTGGAGAATCCATTCGCCTTGGATGGCCGTTTAATCGGGGGCTTTGAAAGCCCTGGGGTgttgttcttcctttctttcctgtTTGTTCAAGGAGGAGGGATGGATTTCTCCAAAGTTGGAGAGAAGATTCTCAGCTCAGTCCGATCCGCCAGATCTCTGGgccttctcccttctccttctgaTCGACCTGAg GTTCCTGCACGTGCTGCGGCAGCAGCTGCTGTTGCTCGAGCTTTAGCAGGACTCCCTCCCCACCAAAGACTTAGTCTTCCGTCAAGTTCTGAAGAATTGGTTTCCATTTATGGGAGCAGGCCTCGTGGTGAAATAGTTGAGGAACTAGAAGAGGACTTCTATGAAGAG GATTTTGATCCAGTGAAGCATGTTCTGGAGCATATTCCATCAGAAGGTGATGGTCTGACCTATTTTGAGGAAAAG GCCACTCTCAGGTTAGCACAGCTAGATAGGATAGCAGAACGACTTTCTCGTCATGTTATGGAGCACCATGAAGAGATGGGTGAGTTTATTGTGAGGTTATGCATaactcaacttttttttttttccaagtgttTGTGCTTTGCATATATCTTTATCATTCCTGAAAGAGGCTGGCATATGGTGTAG
- the LOC122085821 gene encoding uncharacterized protein LOC122085821 — protein MNSVKISWVGQTFALAKCSDSGGKKSRIRRSKEERKEMVESFIKKYQKANNGNFPSLNLTNKEVGGSFYTVREIVREIIQENRVLGPAKLTLEEQDTDQVSEHYPLGSISIEPQRQLSISSSEFVTSDNQIIDKELVSSSGGQSTGHTEQSENGKYINGTWMGGEYEESNTENSLVQGSATTQVDGEPVFVKVQVDEKLDGVEIVQEAPIPTVTPIATGIIVESIPLKSAGKLTYDADWTSGEASDIPETLKVQEPNKLETATGNTGLLVHRIDSTEENIFALMDKKEAVNNSEPFQEKIVCPETPKSTASTLLEGIGVPVEVSQIGVLTLQAADQKKAVIGIEPKLVPAEIHSQNGTASGSTTASGESLSQEAISKTMSGNQHGQSTGEGSNSTLNRLNLESWEGATKKSAKAETNPFWTVLKEFISAFAKFWSE, from the exons ATGAATAGTGTCAAGATTAGCTGGGTTGGGCAAACGTTTGCCCTAGCTAAGTGCAGTGACTCTGGAGGGAAGAAGTCCCGTATTCGCCGTTCAaaggaggagaggaaggagatgGTTGAATCTTTCATAAAGAA GTACCAGAAAGCAAACAATGGGAATTTTCCCTCACTTAATCTCACAAACAAAGAAGTTGGTGGTTCGTTCTACACAGTCCGAGAAATTGTCCGGGAAATAATCCAGGAAAATAGAGTGTTGGGCCCTGCTAAGTTAACTTTAGAAGAGCAAGACACTGATCAAGtctctgagcactatccattggGATCAATTTCCATTGAACCTCAACGTCAATTATCCATCTCATCCTCTGAATTTGTCACAAGTGATAACCAAATTATCGATAAAGAACTGGTTTCATCGTCTGGTGGACAATCTACTGGTCATACTGAACAGTCTGAAAATGGGAAATATATTAATGGGACGTGGATGGGAGGAGAATATGAAGAATCTAATACCGAGAACTCCCTGGTGCAGGGCAGTGCCACAACACAAGTAGATGGTGAGCCAGTATTTGTCAAGGTCCAAGTTGATGAAAAATTGGACGGAGTTGAAATTGTTCAAGAAGCACCTATCCCGACAGTAACTCCGATTGCAACAGGCATCATTGTGGAGTCAATTCCATTAAAATCTGCTGGTAAGCTGACTTATGATGCAGATTGGACATCAGGAGAAGCCAGTGACATTCCTGAAACCCTGAAAGTACAGGAACCCAACAAATTGGAAACAGCAACAGGCAACACTGGTTTGTTGGTTCACAGAATAGACTCCACAGAGGAaaatatttttgctttaatGGATAAAAAAGAAGCTGTAAACAATTCAGAACCATTTCAGGAAAAAATAGTTTGTCCTGAAACCCCCAAAAGCACTGCAAGTACTCTTCTAGAGGGCATAGGAGTCCCAGTTGAAGTGTCTCAGATTGGTGTCTTAACCTTGCAGGCCGCTGATCAAAAGAAGGCAGTTATTGGAATTGAG CCTAAACTTGTTCCAGCTGAAATCCATTCTCAGAATGGCACTGCCAGTGGTAGTACCACTGCATCGGGAGAGTCACTTTCTCAGGAGGCAATAAGCAAAACCATGTCTGGTAATCAACATGGTCAAAGCACTGGGGAAGGAAGCAATTCCACTTTAAACAGACTTAACCT TGAATCATGGGAAGGAGCAACCAAGAAATCTGCGAAGGCTGAAACAAATCCATTTTGGACAGTGCTTAAAGAATTTATCTCGGCCTTTGCGAAGTTTTGGTCTGAGTAA